In the genome of Streptomyces globosus, one region contains:
- a CDS encoding ALF repeat-containing protein, producing MQETFWSRRRFTTALAASAAAVSTPWLFTTPVRAATRAAAPAGDALTLPDTDRAKVVKAWILGGPSVKGAAAYTLSGTDEEITTFLAEQLPKATRMDNRVAAFTYLGYGGKSVRRDAGAALSGGDDAISAFVKDGFRSSVTEDMRVSALSVMANGGKSVKRDGNAALTAGTDQALEQFLLTGQYNARLEDMRVEIIRSLATAGPELKKYANRALSGTAEDVQWYLDTGQHIARARDQEAATIAQLVAVVERESARARQQTDLAVEASARATTAASKAKEQAEKAAYEAEQARDDVRRSAEAARQAAGAASRAASAARTAIRASSAAVQASQRASWAATAASQAAAAAGSAATRAYRAAIAASKDAAKTEEAKNAAVAARDAAARAYSAAKAADDAAVASEQSAEAGLSAAAAARDAAAAAKASAQAAGASGVAQDEAAEAKRQAAIAGAAANQATNAASTAQALASTAARAARTANNAAKSAAGHAEKAADAAEEAVKYAGKAIDFANKSTAHADEAVKAANLATKAVEDAITVERNARAAEAAALEADRVQGMKEAAQLAQQDKRERAAALNKRTQDLQTAQATKDLIAKAEQALENGDLAAAATLGRRAAVALIDSRGTWTRQAARFALAGSDDDVFSWIYLDRQLAQAQDDRETTLFIAQVAEPAVAKAAVQALSGGTPAVGDFNTSGVIKSRAEDNRVNILKILHEKPGKAVTDAANDALDANTPEALQKFFDEDLPKAVEQDDAVATMKVVATGGAYSKAYADVALEGPAWMRRRFVESVRYRAAQLDYDSLSHAAAMQATIATAARTAQEAQHDAALASQVAAVARDAGAKAQEWAQKALDSAKQAEGYKEQARKHADAADKSAAEAQASANKAKDAAATAQSASRAANLSANRAIDAARSALASARSAAASAATAHQAELAAGRDAKAAAAAAAQARRTAADKREAEVREAARAAAEQAQRDRDANRDPSDSPTHDTVNPKGSEGGQEEWWNDAKWWADSADKVSTAAGLLAAGFAVSCVFFPAAPVLGSIAAVCLGVSVVAAGVSVIASGIEYGFSSGAFVSSASRAALGLVTRGGGRAASVVAKPVVRTVEKAAESVSKVFYDLVA from the coding sequence GTGCAGGAGACGTTCTGGAGTCGGCGCCGATTCACGACCGCTCTCGCGGCGAGTGCGGCCGCTGTCTCCACCCCCTGGCTGTTCACCACTCCGGTACGGGCAGCCACCCGCGCCGCCGCCCCGGCGGGCGACGCCCTGACCCTTCCGGACACGGACCGGGCCAAGGTCGTCAAGGCATGGATCCTGGGCGGCCCTTCGGTCAAGGGAGCGGCTGCCTACACGCTGAGCGGCACCGACGAGGAGATCACCACCTTCCTCGCCGAGCAGTTGCCGAAGGCAACCCGAATGGACAACCGAGTCGCCGCGTTCACCTACCTGGGCTACGGGGGCAAGAGCGTCCGCCGGGACGCCGGCGCCGCCCTCAGCGGTGGGGACGACGCGATATCCGCGTTCGTCAAAGACGGGTTCCGTTCCTCCGTCACCGAGGACATGCGGGTCTCGGCCCTCAGCGTCATGGCCAATGGCGGCAAGAGCGTCAAGCGCGACGGCAACGCCGCGCTGACCGCCGGTACGGACCAGGCGCTGGAGCAGTTCCTGCTCACCGGTCAGTACAACGCCCGGCTCGAGGACATGCGGGTGGAGATCATCCGCAGCCTCGCCACGGCCGGCCCGGAACTCAAGAAGTACGCGAACAGGGCGCTGAGCGGGACCGCGGAAGACGTGCAGTGGTACCTCGACACCGGCCAGCACATCGCGCGGGCCCGCGACCAGGAGGCTGCCACGATCGCGCAGCTGGTTGCCGTCGTCGAGCGTGAGAGCGCGCGGGCGCGGCAGCAGACCGACCTTGCCGTCGAGGCGTCCGCGCGGGCGACGACAGCGGCGAGCAAGGCCAAGGAGCAGGCCGAGAAGGCCGCGTACGAAGCCGAGCAGGCAAGGGACGACGTCCGCAGGTCCGCCGAGGCGGCCCGCCAGGCCGCCGGCGCCGCCAGTCGCGCCGCGTCCGCTGCCCGCACGGCCATCCGTGCCTCGTCCGCCGCGGTCCAGGCTTCGCAGCGGGCGTCCTGGGCGGCCACGGCGGCCTCCCAGGCAGCAGCCGCCGCCGGGTCGGCCGCCACCCGTGCCTACCGTGCCGCGATCGCCGCATCGAAGGACGCGGCGAAGACCGAAGAGGCGAAGAACGCCGCTGTCGCCGCCCGCGATGCAGCCGCGAGGGCGTATTCCGCGGCCAAGGCGGCCGACGACGCGGCCGTTGCCTCGGAGCAGTCGGCCGAAGCCGGCCTGTCCGCCGCGGCCGCGGCACGCGACGCCGCGGCCGCCGCCAAGGCCTCCGCCCAGGCGGCCGGCGCCTCCGGTGTGGCCCAGGACGAGGCGGCCGAGGCCAAGCGTCAGGCCGCGATCGCCGGCGCCGCCGCCAACCAGGCGACCAATGCCGCCTCCACGGCCCAGGCCCTCGCCTCGACTGCGGCGCGGGCCGCACGTACCGCCAACAATGCGGCCAAGTCCGCTGCCGGCCACGCCGAGAAGGCTGCCGATGCCGCAGAGGAAGCCGTCAAGTACGCGGGCAAGGCGATCGACTTCGCCAACAAGTCCACCGCACACGCCGACGAGGCGGTCAAGGCGGCCAACCTTGCGACCAAGGCTGTCGAGGACGCGATCACGGTGGAGAGGAACGCCCGTGCTGCCGAGGCGGCAGCACTGGAGGCGGACAGGGTGCAGGGCATGAAGGAAGCCGCGCAACTCGCCCAGCAGGACAAGAGGGAACGTGCGGCTGCCCTGAACAAGCGCACCCAGGACCTGCAGACCGCGCAGGCCACCAAGGACCTCATAGCCAAGGCCGAGCAGGCACTCGAAAACGGCGACCTCGCCGCCGCTGCAACCCTCGGCCGCCGGGCAGCCGTCGCACTGATCGACTCCAGGGGCACCTGGACCCGTCAGGCCGCCCGCTTCGCGCTCGCGGGATCCGACGACGACGTCTTCTCCTGGATCTACCTCGACCGGCAGCTCGCCCAGGCCCAGGACGATCGCGAGACCACCCTCTTCATCGCCCAGGTCGCCGAGCCGGCCGTGGCCAAGGCGGCAGTCCAGGCCCTCTCGGGCGGCACGCCCGCAGTAGGGGACTTCAACACCTCTGGCGTCATCAAGTCCCGCGCCGAGGACAACAGGGTCAACATCCTGAAGATCCTTCACGAGAAGCCCGGCAAGGCCGTCACCGATGCCGCCAACGACGCGCTCGACGCCAACACGCCCGAAGCCCTCCAGAAGTTCTTCGACGAAGACCTGCCCAAGGCGGTCGAGCAGGACGACGCAGTCGCCACCATGAAGGTGGTCGCCACCGGCGGCGCTTACTCCAAGGCCTACGCCGACGTCGCCCTGGAGGGGCCGGCCTGGATGCGCCGGCGTTTCGTCGAGTCCGTCCGGTACCGGGCCGCCCAGCTCGACTACGACTCGCTCAGCCACGCCGCCGCCATGCAGGCGACCATCGCGACCGCGGCCAGGACCGCCCAGGAGGCGCAGCACGACGCAGCCCTCGCCTCCCAGGTCGCGGCGGTGGCCAGAGACGCCGGCGCCAAGGCGCAGGAGTGGGCCCAGAAGGCACTGGACTCGGCGAAGCAGGCCGAAGGCTACAAGGAGCAGGCCCGCAAGCACGCGGATGCTGCGGACAAGTCCGCTGCCGAGGCCCAGGCCTCCGCCAACAAGGCCAAGGACGCCGCCGCCACCGCTCAGAGCGCCTCCCGCGCGGCGAACCTCTCCGCCAATCGCGCCATCGACGCGGCCCGTAGCGCACTGGCTTCCGCCCGGAGTGCCGCGGCGTCCGCTGCCACCGCCCACCAGGCCGAGCTCGCCGCCGGCCGGGACGCCAAGGCGGCTGCGGCAGCCGCCGCCCAGGCACGCCGGACCGCCGCGGACAAGCGAGAGGCCGAAGTGCGGGAGGCAGCGCGTGCCGCTGCCGAGCAGGCGCAGAGGGACCGGGACGCCAACCGCGATCCCTCCGACTCGCCGACCCACGACACGGTCAACCCCAAGGGGAGCGAAGGTGGGCAGGAGGAATGGTGGAACGACGCCAAGTGGTGGGCTGACAGCGCAGACAAGGTGAGCACGGCCGCAGGACTCCTCGCCGCGGGGTTTGCCGTCTCCTGCGTGTTCTTCCCGGCCGCACCCGTTCTCGGCAGCATCGCCGCGGTCTGCCTCGGTGTCTCCGTCGTCGCCGCCGGAGTCAGTGTGATCGCCTCGGGCATCGAGTACGGGTTCAGCAGCGGCGCATTCGTCTCATCCGCCAGCCGCGCGGCATTGGGGCTCGTCACCCGCGGCGGTGGTCGGGCGGCAAGTGTGGTGGCCAAGCCGGTCGTCCGCACCGTCGAGAAGGCCGCCGAGTCCGTGTCCAAGGTGTTCTACGACCTCGTCGCCTGA